TCGTGTCTCTAACGTTTCCCTTCTACACCAAGGTGGAGCAGGAGGAAGTGGATGGGTCAAACAAGGCTGGAACCAGGTACTTCCTCCCGTTGGCCCCGTTCGCGTTGTAGCTCGCCCCGGTGGTCGAGTCCACCAACAAATCCCCGGGATATCCCGGATACGCCCCCTTGGCATAAACCCCCGGGCACGCCGTCGCAACCTCTAACGGCGCCTCCTTCGGCCCCTGGTAGAATCCGTTGTTGAACGGGTTGGTCACCGTCCCGGCCATCATGCTCGCCAAGTTGATCACCATGCCGTCAATCCCGACGTCGCCGTTAGGCGCCACCAACGCCGGGGACTGAGGCCCGTAAACCGGCTGGTGGAAGGGCCACGCGCACTGACCCGGGCACTGAGTCGCCGAGTTGCCGACCCAGATGTAAGCGAACCGGCCGGACTTAGACCGGGGGGAGGACCCGTGGGTCCCGCACCGGCTCATGCAGAACCCCTCGACCGCGACGTCATCCGCCGTTAAGACGACATTAACGGCGTAATTCGGTGCGCCGCGGCTCGCCAGCTTGGCGATGTCGGCATCCGTGAGCGACTTGCCGAGGGAGTAGGACTCGTCGAGGATCTGGTCACCGAGCGTGAGAGTAGGGAATTTGGTCTTCGACTGCGAGTAGTACTTCTCGGTGGTCTTCCACCAGGCGGACACCGACGGCTCCGGCTGCTTCTGGCCACCGCCTTTGGTGGAGAGGGACGTGACAAAGTCGGAGATGATGGCTCGCTGGGAGGCGGTGAACTTACCGTACCAGATTAAGTTCACCGATACGGTCCCGGTGAGGAGAGCCCCCTTGTGGTAGGTTAAGACTGGAGATGGTTCCTCCACCAAGGCATTGAGCTTTCTAGCACCATAGGAGCACTGGACCAGAAGAGAGGCTACTACTACCAAGAGACAAAGGAAACAAGGGCTAATACTAGAAGACGCCATTAGTACAGATCTAAAAGAGGATACTAAAGGAGAGGTCTCGGGTTATATTATATGCTTCTTTTTTTAGAGAGGAAGAGAATAGATTTGTATGGAGCTGGGTGAAGGAAAAGGGTGAGCTGGGGGTGTTTTTATAGTGGCAGGGAAGGGAAGGGGTTTACGAGATGGTGTTATTGATTAGATAATTCATGGAAGGTGACTGGAAACAAGGGACAAAGGTGGGCCAACAGGGGAGCTTTAGGGCCATAAAGGGGCCGGGGTCTGGCTGCAGAACGGTCACCAAACAGCTGGCTTCCTCGTGCTATTAACAGCTGTAACACTTATGAAAGATTTTCTCTTCCTAGAATGGCCCTGCACGAATATAATCAGGCCAGTCATAGGGGTGGGTGGGTGAGCTTTGGCAATGGGAAACTTTGGAGGGGTGAGAACGGGGTATTTTGGGCAAAGAGTGGGATGAGGAGTTTTGAAATTTTAGAACGTTAGGAGGGGGGACAGGCTGGAATTTCTTGGAATCGCGTCCAAATTTGGTTGCGTGAATGGGAGAGCGTATATTAATAATGGCTATGGATAGGGATGCGCGTACGTGCCAGCTGGGAAAGTGGAAAGAAAGGGGGTGCGGCCTGCTACCGTGCTGTGCGCGCTGTACGGGCCACCACCTGCTCACCGGAACCTCGTGAGTCCTCCTGGCTCTGGTCACCCCTAGCTGGACGATAGAATTTGTTAGGCTGTCACCATGAGCTCAGGATAGAAGGAGGGGTATGTCCTACTTGGTGGTAATGAGATCTGAGCTCCAAAATAAACCCGAGTGAATCTCAACAAACTGGTCCAAGTCCGAGTAGTACTGACCCCAACAGCAACAACTGTACCCAGCTGCCATGTTTTCCTGACAATCTTTTCCCCCTTTCCTCTTTCCAGAAAGAAGAAAACAAATCCGTTTGCAATCGCTGCTCTCTGTGTTTCCCCCGGCCTCAAAGAGTCTTTGGTATATCCGACAACGATCTTTATAAAAATAAGGAGTTATTCGCCCGCAAAGCATTTGATTGTCTTGGTCCATTATTTTGCTGTCTTCTGGTGTATCTTGTTTGCATGTGATAATGGAGTAGGTTCGGTTCCAAAGCTGCCACCCTTCAAGTAGATGAGCGGGCTCTGTTGGGCTCCTGCGTGTCTCATGGGTGTCTCGGCCTTCTTGTTCTGTAACTTGGGGGGCATGGTGATATGCTAAGCAATTTGAACCTTACAAATATGCTGCACGAGTGGCATTCGTAGTGTTCAAGTAATATTCTTGACCAAAgatatctaattcaaaaaaaatgactTAAGAAATTTAATGAACCTTGTGTGCAGATGTAATTAGTTTGTATGCTTTACGTGTTAGCTAGCCACAATGGTGGCATGACAGGCAGTCCGAACCTTAAAAATAAGCTGATCGATCGAGTGGCACTTGTAGTGCACATGagttgtatctttcatgcaaCAAAAGGATTCATCCTTCTTCACACGAATCCATTGTTACTCCAAATTTTATCATTTATCTGCTTGTATAGATCTTAAAGTGACCGATCATTGATGACCCTGCGGTGGATTCATTTGAAGGAAGGTGA
This genomic window from Elaeis guineensis isolate ETL-2024a chromosome 13, EG11, whole genome shotgun sequence contains:
- the LOC105056795 gene encoding protein PHOSPHATE-INDUCED 1 homolog, with the translated sequence MASSSISPCFLCLLVVVASLLVQCSYGARKLNALVEEPSPVLTYHKGALLTGTVSVNLIWYGKFTASQRAIISDFVTSLSTKGGGQKQPEPSVSAWWKTTEKYYSQSKTKFPTLTLGDQILDESYSLGKSLTDADIAKLASRGAPNYAVNVVLTADDVAVEGFCMSRCGTHGSSPRSKSGRFAYIWVGNSATQCPGQCAWPFHQPVYGPQSPALVAPNGDVGIDGMVINLASMMAGTVTNPFNNGFYQGPKEAPLEVATACPGVYAKGAYPGYPGDLLVDSTTGASYNANGANGRKYLVPALFDPSTSSCSTLV